A genomic window from Flavobacterium johnsoniae includes:
- the ribH gene encoding 6,7-dimethyl-8-ribityllumazine synthase has product MATENKNLSEYDKNTIPNAKDFRFGIVVSEWNDTITEGLYNGAFDALIDCEVPAQQIIRWNVPGSFELIYGAKKMLQTQNVDAVIVIGCVIQGQTKHFDFVCEGVTQGIKDLNVQTDIPVIFCVLTDNNMQQSIDRSGGVHGNKGTEAAIAAIKMAYIRQQASIAHAYNQPLLTSGALQIEDSPRKIENE; this is encoded by the coding sequence ATGGCTACTGAAAATAAAAATCTATCAGAATACGATAAAAACACAATCCCAAATGCGAAAGACTTTCGATTTGGGATTGTTGTTTCTGAATGGAATGATACTATAACAGAAGGACTTTACAATGGTGCATTTGATGCATTAATTGATTGCGAAGTTCCTGCTCAGCAAATTATCCGCTGGAATGTTCCAGGAAGTTTCGAGTTAATTTACGGAGCAAAAAAAATGCTTCAAACACAAAATGTTGATGCGGTTATCGTAATTGGATGCGTTATTCAAGGACAAACGAAACATTTTGATTTTGTTTGCGAAGGCGTAACACAAGGAATAAAAGACTTAAATGTTCAAACAGATATTCCCGTTATTTTCTGTGTTTTAACAGACAACAACATGCAGCAGTCGATTGACAGAAGTGGCGGTGTTCACGGAAACAAAGGAACTGAGGCGGCAATTGCAGCAATTAAAATGGCTTATATTCGTCAGCAAGCTTCAATAGCACATGCTTACAATCAGCCGTTATTAACTTCAGGGGCGCTTCAAATTGAAGATTCTCCAAGAAAAATAGAGAACGAATAA
- the murB gene encoding UDP-N-acetylmuramate dehydrogenase, translating to MEIQSNFSLKKHNTFGIEATAKQFVAVHSIAELKTVLTENKNEKKFILGGGSNMLLTKNIDALVIHIDLKGKKITKEDDDFVWVESQAGETWHDFVLWTIDNNFGGLENMSLIPGNVGTTPIQNIGAYGTEIKDTFVSCEAMNIATQEIKTFDNAECNFGYRESIFKHEAKDQYIITSVIFKLTKRNHKINTSYGDILAELVKNNIAEPTLKDVSNAVIAIRQSKLPDPKELGNSGSFFKNPILLKSDFEKIHQKFPEMKFYEVSETEVKVPAGWLIEQAGFKGKRFGDAGVHKNQALVLVNYGNATGQEILAVSKEVQKTVFEKFGIQIEAEVNVI from the coding sequence ATGGAAATTCAATCCAATTTTTCTTTAAAAAAACATAATACTTTCGGCATTGAAGCCACTGCAAAACAATTTGTTGCCGTTCATTCTATTGCTGAATTGAAAACAGTTTTAACAGAAAACAAAAACGAGAAAAAATTCATTTTGGGCGGCGGAAGCAATATGCTTTTAACGAAAAACATTGACGCTTTGGTTATTCATATCGATTTAAAAGGAAAAAAAATCACAAAAGAAGACGACGATTTTGTTTGGGTCGAAAGTCAAGCTGGAGAAACTTGGCACGATTTCGTTCTTTGGACAATTGACAACAATTTTGGCGGATTAGAAAATATGTCGCTAATTCCTGGAAATGTCGGCACAACTCCAATACAAAATATTGGCGCTTACGGAACTGAAATTAAAGACACATTTGTTTCTTGTGAAGCTATGAATATTGCAACTCAGGAAATAAAAACTTTCGACAACGCTGAATGTAATTTTGGCTATCGCGAAAGTATTTTCAAACACGAAGCAAAAGACCAATATATTATTACTTCGGTTATTTTTAAATTGACCAAACGCAATCATAAAATCAATACTTCTTACGGAGATATTTTGGCTGAATTGGTTAAAAATAATATTGCAGAACCAACATTAAAAGATGTTAGTAACGCAGTAATTGCCATTAGACAAAGCAAATTGCCAGATCCGAAAGAACTAGGAAACAGCGGAAGTTTCTTCAAAAATCCGATTTTATTGAAATCTGATTTCGAGAAAATTCATCAGAAATTCCCAGAAATGAAGTTTTATGAAGTTTCAGAAACCGAAGTAAAAGTTCCTGCAGGCTGGCTTATTGAACAAGCTGGTTTTAAAGGAAAACGTTTTGGCGATGCGGGAGTTCATAAAAATCAAGCTTTGGTTTTGGTAAATTACGGAAATGCAACTGGACAGGAAATTTTAGCGGTTTCTAAAGAAGTTCAGAAAACTGTTTTTGAGAAATTCGGAATTCAGATTGAAGCGGAAGTGAATGTGATTTAA
- a CDS encoding DUF4184 family protein: MPFTFSHPAIILPLRYLPKPWLSLTSLIIGSLTPDFEYFIRMKVKSNYSHTFVGIFWFDLPLALLLAFIFHNIVRNLLFENLPTFIRNRILIYTEFNWNNYFKNNWQIVLISLLIGIISHLFWDAFTHNHGYFVNKIDIFRNTLFLFHTEIPFWKIAQHGSTVLGSIIIIVTFLKLPQDFSFKTTRKKSYWKFIILSGSVILFIRFAIQIRDLNIGNFIVTFISSFLISTILTPLIIKLKSSIKN; encoded by the coding sequence ATGCCTTTTACTTTTTCGCATCCTGCTATAATTCTTCCATTAAGATATCTACCAAAACCATGGCTTTCACTAACAAGCCTCATTATTGGCAGTTTAACTCCCGATTTTGAATATTTTATAAGAATGAAAGTTAAAAGCAATTACAGCCATACTTTTGTTGGTATTTTTTGGTTCGATTTACCACTTGCGCTTTTGCTGGCATTTATCTTTCATAACATAGTTAGAAATCTTTTGTTTGAAAATCTCCCCACATTCATAAGAAACAGAATTTTAATTTACACTGAATTTAATTGGAATAATTATTTCAAAAATAACTGGCAAATTGTTTTAATATCTTTGTTAATCGGAATAATTTCTCATTTATTCTGGGATGCTTTTACTCATAATCACGGTTATTTTGTAAATAAAATTGATATTTTTAGAAATACACTGTTCCTTTTTCATACCGAAATTCCGTTTTGGAAAATTGCACAACATGGAAGCACAGTCCTTGGAAGCATTATTATAATCGTGACTTTTCTGAAACTTCCGCAAGATTTTAGTTTTAAAACTACTAGGAAAAAGTCTTATTGGAAATTCATCATTTTATCCGGCTCGGTAATTTTATTCATAAGATTCGCAATCCAGATTAGAGATCTAAATATTGGAAATTTCATAGTAACTTTTATTTCTTCTTTTTTGATTTCAACAATTTTAACTCCGCTTATAATTAAACTAAAATCAAGCATTAAAAATTAA
- a CDS encoding PH domain-containing protein, translating into MGIFSAILGNAGSVSQEDLIKKYGQLLTTNEEIEMGFKLIRDTFIFTNKRLILVDVQGLTGSKTEYKSIAYKNITRFSVETAGTFDLDAELKIWISSEQQPSIVKQFNKSVNVYEVQKILAFHVLG; encoded by the coding sequence ATGGGAATATTTTCAGCAATTCTTGGTAACGCAGGTTCTGTAAGTCAAGAAGATTTAATTAAAAAGTACGGACAGCTTTTAACTACAAACGAAGAAATCGAAATGGGTTTTAAACTTATTCGTGATACTTTTATATTTACCAACAAAAGATTAATCTTAGTTGATGTACAAGGATTAACTGGAAGCAAAACAGAGTACAAATCTATCGCTTACAAAAACATCACAAGATTTAGCGTAGAAACCGCAGGAACTTTCGATCTTGATGCTGAGTTAAAAATTTGGATTTCTAGCGAACAGCAACCAAGTATTGTAAAACAATTCAACAAATCGGTTAACGTTTACGAAGTACAGAAGATTCTAGCTTTTCATGTTTTAGGATAA
- a CDS encoding energy transducer TonB, protein MSKLSIYESKWTDLVFENKNKEYGAYQLRQESSKNSVTALFMGLLLITVIGSASVLINKLKPSVSDPTVETPPLYEDPRTIVNIDPNVAPPPPAPPAPVMEQSAASATEAIQLTNPVVATAENAVENIAPNTENAPAPVNATGNGTAVNAMPTTGGGGGNGEAASVAPPTNEVLPLAVLDKLPEFPGGIAQFYKYVGNNFRRPDLDAERTLKVYVSFVVEKDGSLTDIIVRNDPGYGMGKEAIRVLKSLKTKWNPGILDGKPVRTAYSLPITIKTELE, encoded by the coding sequence ATGTCTAAATTAAGCATTTATGAAAGCAAGTGGACTGACCTTGTTTTCGAGAATAAGAACAAAGAGTACGGCGCGTATCAATTACGCCAAGAGAGTTCCAAAAATTCTGTTACAGCTCTGTTTATGGGTTTATTGTTAATAACGGTAATAGGAAGTGCATCGGTACTCATTAACAAACTTAAACCTTCGGTTTCTGACCCTACGGTAGAAACGCCACCTCTTTATGAAGATCCTAGGACTATTGTCAATATTGATCCGAATGTTGCGCCGCCACCGCCAGCGCCACCAGCTCCAGTAATGGAACAAAGTGCAGCAAGTGCAACAGAAGCAATTCAGCTGACTAATCCTGTGGTTGCAACGGCAGAAAACGCAGTTGAAAACATTGCGCCTAACACTGAAAACGCTCCAGCTCCTGTAAATGCTACTGGAAATGGAACGGCAGTTAACGCGATGCCAACAACTGGAGGAGGAGGAGGAAATGGTGAAGCAGCATCTGTAGCTCCACCTACAAATGAGGTACTTCCTTTGGCTGTTTTGGACAAACTTCCTGAATTTCCAGGTGGGATTGCTCAATTCTACAAATATGTAGGAAACAATTTCCGCAGACCTGATTTGGATGCAGAAAGAACTTTAAAAGTTTATGTTTCTTTTGTAGTTGAAAAAGATGGATCCCTAACTGATATTATCGTGAGAAACGATCCAGGCTACGGAATGGGAAAAGAAGCTATCAGAGTTTTAAAATCATTAAAAACAAAATGGAATCCAGGAATTCTAGATGGAAAACCTGTGAGAACAGCATATAGTCTTCCGATTACAATAAAAACAGAATTGGAATAA
- a CDS encoding RNA polymerase sigma factor: MEINSKIEKAKKGDQIAFTFLLDHYWNEVYSFMLKRTENETIAEDITIETFSKAFDKIASYNAEFQFNTWLIAIAKNVYIDLLRKKKTSLFIEITDNEDQQAYNIADPTPSAEDALIKEQNLSRLLLCIKELKPHYQEVIQLRYFQEMSYQEIAVKINEPLSSVKVKLLRAKKLLAEIIERNR, encoded by the coding sequence TTGGAAATAAATTCTAAAATAGAAAAAGCAAAAAAAGGCGATCAAATCGCCTTTACTTTTTTATTAGATCATTACTGGAATGAGGTGTACTCTTTTATGCTCAAGCGAACCGAAAATGAAACAATCGCAGAGGATATTACAATAGAAACTTTCTCAAAAGCTTTTGACAAAATAGCTTCTTACAATGCCGAATTTCAATTCAACACTTGGCTTATTGCAATAGCAAAAAACGTCTATATTGATTTATTACGAAAAAAGAAAACCAGTCTTTTTATAGAAATAACGGACAATGAAGACCAGCAGGCTTACAATATTGCTGATCCTACTCCATCAGCAGAAGATGCTTTAATTAAAGAACAGAATCTTTCTCGTCTGCTCTTATGCATCAAAGAACTTAAACCACATTATCAAGAAGTAATTCAGCTTCGTTACTTTCAGGAAATGTCTTATCAGGAAATTGCCGTTAAGATTAATGAACCTTTAAGCAGTGTAAAAGTTAAACTTTTACGCGCTAAAAAATTATTAGCAGAAATTATTGAACGTAATAGATAA
- a CDS encoding glycosyltransferase produces the protein MKRKILFLGESYRADAITWMKGLKEFGDFEIITWELQTPNNSKINRFKRILEYLFSPFAIRKIIKKEKPDMVIAERTTSYGFLAALSGSKTIAIAQQGRTDLWPEGSVLYPLKKFIQKYAFKKAHLIHAWGPVMAIHMKATGVDMSKVLVLPKGIDLSIFAPSTNNSNKIEAIVTRSLMPEYRHDSILKAFAILHQKEIDFSLNIVGDGTRLQHLKDLAKDLQIEKKVIFTGRIPNTELPKLLQESNIYISMPITEGVSASLFEAMACNCYPVVSDIPGNQSWITHRKNGQLIEIDNIEMLAEELIWSFENPEFRNQAIIQNRKFVEENANYDINMKVISEKYHTILNRNSN, from the coding sequence ATGAAAAGAAAAATACTTTTTCTTGGAGAATCTTATCGCGCCGACGCCATAACTTGGATGAAAGGTTTGAAGGAATTTGGCGATTTCGAAATTATTACCTGGGAACTTCAAACACCAAACAATTCCAAAATCAATAGATTCAAACGCATTTTAGAGTATCTTTTCTCTCCTTTTGCCATTCGAAAAATAATTAAAAAAGAAAAACCAGATATGGTTATTGCAGAAAGAACCACAAGCTACGGTTTTCTTGCTGCCTTATCTGGATCTAAAACAATTGCGATTGCTCAACAAGGACGAACCGATTTATGGCCTGAAGGTTCTGTTTTATATCCTTTAAAAAAATTCATTCAGAAATATGCTTTTAAAAAAGCGCATTTAATTCACGCGTGGGGACCTGTCATGGCAATCCACATGAAAGCAACTGGAGTTGATATGAGTAAAGTTCTGGTTCTCCCAAAAGGAATTGATTTATCGATTTTCGCTCCATCAACGAACAATTCAAACAAAATTGAAGCGATTGTAACACGCTCTTTAATGCCTGAATATCGACACGATTCTATTTTAAAAGCTTTCGCAATTTTACATCAAAAAGAAATCGATTTTTCTTTAAACATTGTTGGCGACGGAACAAGATTGCAACATTTAAAAGATTTAGCAAAAGATCTTCAAATAGAAAAAAAAGTCATTTTTACAGGAAGAATTCCGAATACAGAACTTCCTAAATTGTTACAAGAATCGAATATTTACATCAGTATGCCCATTACCGAAGGCGTTTCGGCATCTTTATTTGAAGCAATGGCTTGCAATTGTTACCCTGTAGTTTCTGATATTCCTGGAAATCAAAGCTGGATTACGCATCGAAAAAATGGTCAATTAATTGAAATTGATAATATAGAAATGCTAGCCGAAGAATTAATCTGGTCTTTTGAAAATCCAGAATTTCGAAATCAAGCTATTATTCAAAACAGAAAATTTGTGGAAGAAAATGCGAATTACGATATTAATATGAAAGTTATTTCAGAGAAGTATCATACAATATTGAATAGAAATTCAAATTAG
- a CDS encoding DUF2461 domain-containing protein: MLTKESLQFLDDLKRNNNREWFQENKKRYEVFKKDYHQLVSDFLDAMKPLDPSLELLEIKDCTFRINRDIRFSKDKSPYKAHLGVWLSAGAKGANRSGYYVHIEKGASFIAGGFYSPEAEDLKKVRKEIAFFYDDLQEILNDKNFKKEFGNLDINENNSLKSMPRGYEKDHPAIEFLKLKSFTATQVYDISEVTKKDFVKKMSEKLILLKPLNHFINRALETEEF; the protein is encoded by the coding sequence ATGCTAACGAAAGAATCATTGCAATTTTTAGACGATTTAAAAAGAAACAACAATAGAGAATGGTTTCAGGAAAATAAAAAACGATATGAAGTTTTCAAGAAAGACTATCATCAATTGGTAAGTGATTTTTTGGATGCAATGAAACCACTCGATCCTTCATTAGAATTACTTGAAATTAAAGATTGTACCTTTAGAATTAATCGCGACATTCGTTTTTCTAAAGACAAATCTCCGTACAAAGCACATTTGGGCGTTTGGCTTTCTGCTGGCGCGAAAGGAGCAAATCGCTCAGGATATTATGTTCACATCGAAAAAGGCGCAAGTTTTATTGCTGGCGGATTTTATTCGCCAGAAGCGGAAGATTTGAAAAAAGTACGTAAAGAAATTGCTTTTTTCTATGATGATTTACAAGAAATCTTAAATGATAAAAACTTCAAAAAAGAATTCGGAAACTTAGATATCAATGAGAATAATTCTCTAAAAAGCATGCCTCGCGGTTACGAAAAAGACCATCCAGCAATCGAGTTTTTAAAATTGAAAAGCTTCACCGCAACGCAAGTTTATGACATTTCTGAAGTAACGAAGAAAGATTTTGTAAAGAAAATGAGCGAGAAACTTATTTTGCTTAAACCTCTAAATCACTTTATAAATCGCGCTTTAGAAACTGAAGAATTTTAA
- a CDS encoding glycosyltransferase: MLIYIFYFFIAIVVVQLFYYLGVFGKFAFAKPQHVKPKNLPVSVIVCAKNEEENVKKYIPLLAQQDYSDFEIVLIDDASSDETLEVFEEFEKEFSNIRLVKVENNEAFWGNKKYALTLGIKAAKKEYLLFTDADCFPSSKDWITSMTSQFTMNKTIVLGYGGYEKVERSFLNKIIRFETVLTAIQYFSWAKIGSPYMGVGRNLAYKKEEFFNVNGFIDHIQIRSGDDDLFINQAANKTNTTISYTPESFTYSKPKKTYKEWFTQKRRHISTAEHYKFFDKMQLGLFFLSQLFFFLLVIVLLAFQFQWIAVLAILATRYTVVWTVIGCSAGKLKENDLKIWFPVVEIALILTQINIFITNIFSKPVYWK; encoded by the coding sequence ATGCTTATATACATATTTTACTTTTTTATTGCTATTGTCGTAGTTCAATTATTTTATTATTTAGGTGTTTTTGGAAAATTTGCTTTTGCAAAACCTCAACATGTAAAACCTAAAAATCTTCCTGTGTCTGTAATTGTGTGCGCTAAAAACGAAGAAGAGAATGTAAAAAAATACATTCCGCTTTTAGCACAGCAAGATTATTCAGATTTTGAAATCGTCTTAATTGACGATGCATCTAGCGATGAAACTCTTGAAGTTTTTGAAGAATTTGAAAAAGAATTCTCCAACATTCGTTTGGTAAAAGTAGAAAATAACGAAGCTTTCTGGGGAAATAAAAAATACGCTTTAACTCTTGGAATTAAAGCAGCAAAAAAAGAGTATTTATTATTTACAGATGCCGATTGTTTTCCGTCTTCTAAAGACTGGATTACTTCTATGACTTCGCAATTTACAATGAATAAAACTATTGTTTTGGGTTACGGAGGTTACGAAAAAGTAGAGCGTTCTTTCTTAAATAAAATCATTCGTTTTGAAACAGTTTTAACTGCTATTCAATATTTTTCTTGGGCAAAAATAGGTTCTCCATATATGGGTGTCGGACGTAATTTGGCTTATAAAAAAGAAGAATTTTTTAATGTAAATGGGTTCATCGATCATATTCAAATTCGTTCTGGCGATGATGATTTATTTATCAATCAGGCGGCAAATAAAACTAATACTACAATTTCTTATACTCCGGAAAGTTTTACTTATTCGAAACCTAAAAAAACATATAAAGAATGGTTTACACAGAAGAGAAGACATATTTCTACGGCAGAACATTATAAGTTTTTTGACAAAATGCAGTTAGGATTATTTTTCCTTTCACAATTATTTTTCTTTTTATTAGTTATAGTTTTATTGGCTTTCCAATTTCAATGGATTGCCGTGTTAGCAATTTTAGCAACTCGTTACACCGTTGTTTGGACAGTAATTGGATGTTCTGCGGGAAAACTGAAAGAAAATGACCTTAAAATTTGGTTTCCAGTTGTCGAGATAGCGCTTATATTAACACAAATTAATATCTTTATAACTAATATCTTTTCAAAACCAGTATATTGGAAATAA
- a CDS encoding tetratricopeptide repeat protein — protein MATYNKRGYKTPKEKEVKEVTEEQQVVIDEKDSTTASVFSKLDETASKTEDWVAKNQKIIIGLVAGFAVVTIGYLAYQRFIANPKQEEAASEMFVAQQNFEKAVNGVSSDSLFKLSLNGSEGKFGFIKIADEYSGTDAGNLANYYAGIAYLNTGKYDEAIKYLGEFKSEDVILSALAKGATGDAYSQKNQQKEALDFYVKAAESNKNDFTTPRFLLKAAKTALALGQKEDALKYLNDIKDNYDTAPEAASVDALIGLAQ, from the coding sequence ATGGCAACTTACAATAAAAGAGGATATAAGACACCAAAAGAGAAGGAAGTAAAAGAGGTTACTGAAGAACAACAAGTGGTTATTGACGAAAAAGACAGCACAACAGCTAGTGTTTTCTCAAAACTAGATGAGACAGCTTCAAAAACTGAGGATTGGGTGGCTAAAAATCAAAAAATCATTATTGGTTTAGTGGCTGGTTTTGCTGTTGTTACAATTGGATATTTGGCTTACCAAAGATTTATTGCTAATCCGAAACAAGAAGAAGCTGCAAGTGAAATGTTTGTTGCGCAACAAAACTTTGAAAAAGCTGTAAATGGTGTTTCTAGCGATTCATTGTTCAAATTATCATTAAATGGTTCAGAAGGTAAATTCGGATTTATCAAAATCGCAGACGAATATTCTGGAACAGATGCAGGAAATTTAGCAAACTACTATGCTGGTATCGCTTACTTGAATACAGGTAAATACGATGAGGCAATTAAATATTTAGGTGAATTTAAATCTGAAGACGTAATCTTAAGCGCTTTAGCTAAAGGTGCAACGGGTGATGCTTATTCTCAAAAAAATCAGCAAAAAGAAGCTTTAGATTTTTATGTAAAAGCTGCTGAATCTAATAAAAATGATTTTACAACGCCTCGTTTCTTATTAAAAGCGGCTAAAACTGCTTTAGCTTTAGGTCAGAAAGAAGATGCTTTGAAATATTTAAATGATATCAAAGACAATTACGATACTGCACCAGAAGCAGCATCAGTTGATGCTTTGATTGGATTAGCACAATAA
- the recF gene encoding DNA replication/repair protein RecF (All proteins in this family for which functions are known are DNA-binding proteins that assist the filamentation of RecA onto DNA for the initiation of recombination or recombinational repair.), whose protein sequence is MHLNKISLFNYKNFSEASFDFDIKINCFVGKNGIGKTNVLDAIYHLAYGKSYFNPLAIQNIKHGEEFFVIDAELEKNERAEQIVCSLKKGQKKVLKRNGKAYDKFSDHIGFIPLVIISPADRDLIVEGSETRRKFMDSVISQLDANYLHELIAYQKVITQRNALLKYFALNHVFDNDTLSIYNEQLQGYGNSIFEKRKEFLEQFIPIFNRHHQAITGSEESVQLVYESHLFEKDLLTLLQENINKDRALQYTSVGIHKDDLSFEIDSHPIKKFGSQGQQKSFLIALKLAQFEFLKKQSGVKPILLFDDIFDKLDETRVAKIVEMVNSETFGQLFISDTHPERTEAIVKSTHQSYKIFNL, encoded by the coding sequence ATGCATTTAAACAAGATATCTTTATTCAATTATAAAAACTTTTCTGAAGCGAGTTTTGATTTCGACATCAAAATCAACTGTTTTGTGGGAAAAAATGGTATTGGAAAAACCAATGTGCTCGATGCTATTTATCATTTGGCATACGGAAAAAGTTATTTTAATCCGTTGGCTATTCAAAACATCAAACATGGCGAAGAGTTTTTTGTAATTGATGCTGAACTGGAGAAAAATGAAAGAGCGGAGCAAATTGTTTGCAGTTTAAAAAAAGGACAAAAAAAGGTTCTGAAGCGAAATGGAAAAGCTTACGATAAATTCTCAGATCATATTGGTTTTATTCCGTTAGTTATTATTTCGCCCGCCGATAGAGATTTAATTGTAGAAGGCAGCGAAACCCGTCGCAAATTTATGGACAGCGTTATTTCGCAATTAGACGCTAATTATCTTCACGAATTAATAGCGTATCAAAAGGTCATTACGCAGCGAAATGCCCTTTTAAAATATTTTGCTTTGAATCATGTTTTTGACAACGACACCTTATCTATATATAATGAGCAATTGCAAGGTTACGGAAATTCGATTTTTGAAAAACGAAAAGAATTCTTGGAACAATTTATACCTATATTTAATAGACATCATCAAGCGATAACGGGATCTGAAGAAAGTGTACAATTGGTTTACGAAAGCCATCTGTTCGAAAAAGATCTTTTAACGCTTTTACAGGAAAACATCAATAAGGATCGTGCGCTTCAATATACATCGGTTGGAATTCATAAAGATGATTTGTCTTTTGAAATTGATTCGCATCCGATAAAAAAATTCGGATCGCAAGGACAGCAGAAATCTTTTTTGATTGCGTTGAAATTGGCTCAATTCGAATTTCTAAAAAAACAAAGCGGTGTAAAACCAATTCTCTTATTTGATGATATTTTTGATAAATTGGACGAAACTCGCGTTGCCAAAATTGTAGAAATGGTAAATAGCGAAACATTTGGACAGCTTTTTATTTCAGACACACATCCAGAAAGAACCGAAGCGATTGTAAAATCGACACATCAGAGTTATAAAATATTTAATTTGTGA
- a CDS encoding FMN-binding negative transcriptional regulator, with protein sequence MYTRDLYKNENQEEIKAFLKENSFGILINQTNGKLCATHIPIELEINSDGKEILQGHISKLNPQAEGFKENDQVLAVFTGPHSYISSSWYDHENVPTWNYIAVHVYGKIKIVDYETSVEQLKKLVDKYEANSENPVRVEDLSAKTMREARGIFGFEIEIDEIQATKKLSQNRDDHNYKNIITELEKTENPQSIAVAKEMSKCRK encoded by the coding sequence ATGTATACACGAGATTTATACAAAAACGAAAATCAAGAAGAAATCAAAGCTTTTTTAAAAGAGAATAGTTTTGGAATCTTGATTAATCAGACAAACGGAAAATTGTGTGCAACTCATATTCCGATTGAGCTTGAAATTAATTCTGACGGAAAAGAAATTTTACAAGGACATATTTCAAAACTGAATCCGCAAGCAGAAGGTTTTAAAGAGAATGATCAGGTTTTAGCAGTTTTTACTGGTCCGCATAGTTACATTTCTTCTTCTTGGTACGATCACGAAAATGTTCCAACTTGGAATTACATAGCCGTACATGTTTATGGAAAAATTAAAATTGTTGATTACGAAACTTCGGTAGAGCAATTAAAAAAGCTAGTAGACAAATACGAAGCAAATTCTGAAAATCCTGTTAGAGTTGAAGATTTATCGGCAAAAACAATGCGCGAAGCCAGAGGAATATTTGGTTTTGAAATAGAAATTGACGAAATTCAAGCCACAAAAAAACTCTCTCAAAACCGAGACGATCACAATTATAAAAACATTATTACAGAATTAGAAAAGACCGAAAACCCTCAGTCTATAGCTGTTGCAAAAGAAATGTCAAAATGCCGAAAGTAA